From Budorcas taxicolor isolate Tak-1 chromosome 19, Takin1.1, whole genome shotgun sequence, the proteins below share one genomic window:
- the TSEN54 gene encoding tRNA-splicing endonuclease subunit Sen54 — MDPEPESASVEVPAGRVLSAPELFAARSRSQKLPQRSHGPKDFLPDGSEAQAERLRLCRQELWQLLAEERVERLGSLVAAEWKPEEGFVELKSPAGKFWQTMGFSEQGRQRLHPEEALYLLECGSIQLFHQDLPLSIQEAYQLLLTEDTVTFLQYQVFSHLKRLGYVVRRFQPSSVLSPYERQLNLDSGAQCLEGKRKRRSSSSQSINKKPKALQNPLQGMDGTPESPAACSPPPQNQNSCLPEEKPQESSPVKSPEGPLQLLGSLEPCPGLGKERAQCSPENGKIEDGVMGACKPRWNFEQISFPNMAADSRHTLLLAPAPELLPANVAGRETDTESWCQRLNQRKEKLSRRERERQAEAQHFREDVNADPQVQRCSSWREYKQLLQRRHLQKTQSRPPHLWDQPVTPLLSPGRADSPATVLQQISVLQTTHLADGGARLLEKPGGLEISFDVYQADAVATFRKNNPGKPYVRLCISGSDELVPDLCTLKRLSYQSGDVPLIFALVDHGDISFYSFRDFTLPRDLEH; from the exons ATGGATCCCGAGCCCGAGTCGGCCTCCGTGGAGGTTCCGGCCGGGCGCGTGCTCAG TGCCCCGGAGCTCTTCGCCGCACGTTCCCGGTCCCAGAAGCTGCCCCAGCGCTCGCATGGCCCCAAGGACTTCCTCCCTGACGGCTCGGAGGCCCAGGCCGAGCGGCTGCGCTTGTGCCGCCAGGAGCTCTGGCAGCTGCTGGCCGAGGAGCGCGTGGAGCGCCT GGGCAGTTTGGTGGCCGCCGAGTGGAAACCAGAAGAAGGCTTCGTGGAGTTGAAGTCTCCTGCG GGTAAATTCTGGCAGACCATGGGCTTCTCAGAGCAGGGCCGGCAGCGGCTTCATCCAGAAGAGGCCTTGTATCTCCTGGAGTGT GGCTCCATCCAGCTCTTCCACCAAGACCTTCCGCTGTCTATCCAAGAGGCCTACCAGCTGCTGCTGACCGAGGACACAGTGACTTTCCTGCAGTACCAG GTCTTCAGCCACCTGAAGAGACTCGGCTATGTGGTTCGACGATTCCAACCAAG CTCCGTCCTGTCCCCGTACGAGCGGCAGCTGAACTTGGACAGCGGTGCCCAGTGCCTGGAGggcaagaggaagaggagaagctcCAGCTCTCA GTCTATTAATAAGAAGCCCAAGGCCCTGCAGAACCCCCTGCAGGGGATGGATGGAACACCTGAGAGCCCAGCAGCTTGCAGCCCACCTCCCCAGAACCAGAATAGCTGCCTCCCAGAGGAGAAACCCCAGGAGTCAAGCCCCGTAAAGAGCCCTGAGGGCCCCCTTCAGCTGCTGGGGTCCCTGGAACCCTGCCCTGGTCTGGGCAAGGAGAGGGCGCAATGCAGCCCAGAGAATGGCAAAATAGAAGACGGGGTTATGGGGGCTTGTAAGCCCCGCTGGAACTTTGAGCAGATCTCCTTCCCCAACATGGCTGCAGACAGCCGCCATACCCTCCTGCTTGCCCCAGCCCCTGAGCTGCTCCCGGCCAACGTGGCTGGACGGGAGACAGACACCGAGTCCTGGTGCCAGAGGCTCAACCAGCGGAAGGAGAAGCTCTCTCGGCGGGAACGGGAGCGGCAGGCAGAGGCCCAGCACTTCCGCGAGGATGTGAATGCCGACCCCCAGGTGCAGCGCTGCTCCAGCTGGCGGGAGTACAAGCAGCTGCTGCAGAGGCGGCACCTGCAGAAGACCCAGAGCCGCCCCCCACACCTGTGGGACCAGCCTGTCACCCCCTTGCTGAGTCCCGGTCGGGCCGACTCCCCAG CCACGGTCCTTCAGCAGATCTCTGTGCTGCAGACGACACACCTTGCTGATGGAGGTGCCCG GCTGCTGGAGAAGCCCGGGGGCTTGGAGATCAGCTTTGATGTCTACCAGGCTGACGCCGTGGCCACCTTCCGAAAGAATAACCCTGGCAAGCCCTATGTCCGGCTGTGCATTAGCGG ATCTGATGAGCTGGTCCCAGACCTCTGCACCCTCAAGCGGTTGTCCTACCAGAGTGGGGATGTCCCTCTGATTTTTGCCCTGGTGGATCATGGAGACATCTCCTTCTACAGCTTCAGGGACTTCACGCTGCCCAGGGATCTGGAACACTGA